A genomic segment from Arcobacter acticola encodes:
- the mog gene encoding molybdopterin adenylyltransferase, with product MSEKIAKIGIITASDRASKGIYEDLSGKAIIDTLNDYLTSSWEPIYRCIEDDQKTLEDTMKDLVDNEKCCLVVTTGGTGPATRDVTPEATEAVCDRMMPGFGELMRAESLKFVPTAILSRQTAGLRGSSLIVNLPGKPKSIRECLDAVFPAIPYCIDLMEGPFLECNEEVIKPFRPKQK from the coding sequence ATGAGTGAAAAAATAGCAAAAATTGGAATTATTACAGCTTCAGATAGAGCAAGTAAGGGAATCTACGAAGATTTATCAGGAAAAGCAATTATTGATACTTTAAATGATTATTTAACATCTTCTTGGGAACCTATTTATAGATGTATTGAAGATGATCAAAAAACTCTTGAAGATACAATGAAAGATTTAGTTGACAATGAAAAATGTTGTTTAGTTGTAACAACAGGTGGAACAGGACCAGCAACAAGGGATGTAACACCTGAAGCCACAGAAGCTGTATGTGATAGAATGATGCCAGGTTTTGGAGAGTTAATGCGTGCTGAGTCTTTAAAGTTTGTACCAACTGCTATTCTTTCAAGACAAACAGCAGGTCTTAGAGGAAGTTCATTAATAGTAAATCTTCCTGGAAAACCAAAATCAATAAGAGAGTGCTTAGATGCAGTTTTCCCTGCAATCCCTTATTGTATAGATTTAATGGAAGGACCATTTCTAGAGTGCAATGAAGAGGTTATAAAACCATTTAGACCTAAACAAAAATAA
- the bioV gene encoding pimelyl-ACP methyl ester esterase BioV, producing MISKKYFSGFCFFEESELFKDYIIQNDFTVSGFSYGAVKAFEDVLNSNKRVDKLQLFSPAYFQTKDEKFKRTQVMYFKKDANAYCQTFLSNVLSPLDLDISKYFKLGSIEELQELLYYEWSEEKLQKLIEKGVKIEVYLGGNDKIIDASKAQEFFKEFATVYYIKEKGHLL from the coding sequence ATGATATCTAAAAAATACTTTTCAGGTTTCTGTTTTTTTGAAGAATCTGAATTATTTAAAGATTATATAATTCAAAATGATTTTACAGTTTCAGGTTTTTCTTATGGGGCTGTAAAGGCTTTTGAAGATGTCTTAAATTCAAATAAAAGAGTTGATAAACTTCAACTTTTTTCTCCCGCTTACTTTCAAACTAAAGATGAAAAATTTAAAAGAACCCAAGTTATGTATTTCAAAAAAGATGCAAATGCCTATTGTCAAACTTTTTTATCAAATGTTCTTTCTCCTCTAGATTTAGATATTTCAAAGTATTTCAAATTAGGAAGTATTGAAGAACTACAAGAACTTCTTTATTATGAATGGAGTGAAGAAAAGCTTCAAAAGCTTATTGAAAAAGGTGTGAAGATTGAAGTTTATTTAGGTGGAAATGATAAAATAATTGATGCTTCAAAAGCACAAGAATTTTTTAAAGAATTTGCAACGGTATATTATATAAAAGAAAAAGGACATTTATTATGA
- a CDS encoding AAA family ATPase produces MSQDSNNKDLEKNLEKNFKLMAMSAVVLLILFVYTIYKSSSHIQGSSYYIGIIFLFILLFLALLLKVKQDKVRAFFNKGKKEEKSAFDTELTKSQAKVVQDDLNSNIQAVSSNITFKDIAGIKEIKEELEEIVDFLNNPKKYLEFGIKLPKGVLLVGPPGVGKTLIARAVAGEADVPFFYQSGASFVHIYVGMGAKKVRELFAKAKQNAPAIIFIDEIDAVGKARSGKSNDERESTLNELLTQMDGFDGDNGVIVIAATNKIEVLDDALLRAGRFDRRVHVGLPNIDDRKKILELYLNNRNHEINIERLVNETAGFSSAALATLINEALLNMIKNDKKILDNDDILIAKNKLEFGKKQIKILDEKQKEILSIYQASKAFISKTKVALFDESVQKLNSAYPSYHELCENIKRDLAGFIGVEVIKKEKYAINHEDLESAFKTATDVVNKYKMVNSVEDLLTNIKNELRSELSQNAEEINRLKNVMLKNEVITLDDI; encoded by the coding sequence ATGTCGCAAGATTCAAATAATAAAGATTTAGAAAAAAATTTAGAAAAAAACTTTAAATTGATGGCTATGTCAGCAGTTGTATTGCTGATATTATTTGTTTATACTATTTATAAAAGTAGTTCACATATTCAAGGTAGTTCTTATTATATAGGAATTATCTTCTTATTTATTCTACTTTTTTTAGCTTTATTATTAAAAGTAAAACAAGACAAAGTAAGAGCATTTTTTAATAAGGGTAAAAAAGAAGAGAAATCAGCTTTTGATACTGAACTTACAAAAAGTCAAGCAAAAGTAGTGCAAGATGATTTAAACTCAAATATACAAGCTGTTAGTTCTAATATTACCTTTAAAGATATAGCTGGGATAAAAGAGATAAAAGAAGAGCTTGAAGAGATTGTTGATTTTTTAAATAATCCTAAAAAATATCTTGAATTTGGTATAAAACTTCCAAAAGGTGTTCTATTAGTAGGACCTCCGGGTGTTGGAAAAACTTTGATAGCACGTGCCGTTGCAGGTGAAGCAGATGTTCCATTTTTTTATCAAAGTGGTGCTAGTTTTGTACATATTTATGTTGGAATGGGTGCAAAAAAAGTTCGTGAACTTTTTGCAAAAGCAAAACAAAATGCTCCTGCTATTATATTTATTGATGAAATTGATGCCGTTGGAAAAGCAAGAAGTGGAAAATCAAATGATGAGAGAGAATCAACATTAAATGAACTTCTAACTCAAATGGATGGATTTGATGGAGATAATGGAGTTATTGTAATAGCTGCAACTAATAAAATCGAAGTTTTAGATGATGCTCTTTTAAGAGCAGGAAGATTTGATAGACGTGTTCATGTTGGTCTTCCAAATATTGATGATAGAAAGAAAATCTTAGAGTTATATTTAAATAATAGAAATCATGAAATAAATATTGAAAGATTAGTTAATGAAACAGCAGGATTTAGCTCAGCAGCACTTGCAACTTTAATTAACGAAGCTTTATTAAATATGATTAAAAATGACAAAAAAATACTTGATAATGATGATATTTTAATTGCAAAAAACAAACTAGAGTTTGGAAAAAAACAAATAAAAATATTAGATGAAAAACAAAAAGAAATTTTATCTATTTACCAAGCTAGCAAAGCGTTTATTTCAAAAACAAAAGTAGCTTTATTTGATGAAAGTGTTCAAAAACTAAATTCAGCATATCCTTCATATCATGAATTATGTGAAAATATTAAAAGAGATTTAGCGGGATTCATTGGTGTTGAAGTTATAAAAAAAGAAAAATACGCAATAAATCATGAAGATTTAGAATCAGCTTTTAAAACAGCAACTGATGTAGTTAATAAATACAAAATGGTAAATTCCGTTGAAGATCTTCTTACAAATATAAAAAATGAATTAAGATCTGAACTATCACAAAATGCTGAAGAAATAAATAGATTAAAAAATGTAATGCTTAAAAACGAGGTAATTACTCTTGATGATATCTAA
- the mtaB gene encoding tRNA (N(6)-L-threonylcarbamoyladenosine(37)-C(2))-methylthiotransferase MtaB, translating into MNFAKEKPKVYFKTFGCRTNVFDTQVMMSNLKDFEVTQDESKADVVIINSCTVTNSADSTARGYISGLKKLPKDPRVVFTGCGVWTKGENLFKENKVDSLFGHSEKEKINELLLQEERFFHAGDLTHIDETIVEEFVGKSRAFIKIQEGCDFRCSYCIIPYVRGDARSYSEDKILEQVTTLAANGFGEFILTGTNVGSYGKKQHTSMAKLLKKMSLIKGVRRIRMGSIEPIQIDDEFKEIINEPFMAKHLHIALQHTSKEMLKIMNRRNKVLSDLELFEFLKENGYALGTDFIVGHPGETDALWKEAMENLHKFPLTHIHAFTYSKRDGTPSATMKPEVKGDIAKIRYNELTKIIEQKNYDFRKANTKTLEILIEQEKNGKYIGFDQFFNQIEIDSPVDLIGDWVFIDDYEVKADKNVARFK; encoded by the coding sequence ATGAATTTTGCAAAAGAAAAACCAAAAGTATATTTTAAAACTTTTGGTTGTAGAACAAACGTATTTGATACTCAAGTTATGATGAGTAATTTAAAAGATTTTGAAGTAACACAAGATGAATCTAAAGCTGATGTTGTTATTATTAACTCATGTACAGTTACAAATAGCGCTGATAGTACAGCTCGTGGTTATATAAGTGGACTTAAAAAACTTCCAAAAGACCCAAGGGTTGTATTTACTGGATGTGGAGTTTGGACTAAAGGTGAAAATCTTTTTAAAGAAAATAAAGTAGATTCACTTTTTGGACACTCTGAAAAAGAAAAGATTAATGAGCTTTTATTACAAGAAGAGAGATTTTTCCATGCAGGTGATTTAACACATATTGATGAAACTATTGTTGAAGAATTTGTAGGTAAGAGTAGGGCATTTATCAAAATCCAAGAGGGTTGTGATTTTAGATGTTCATATTGTATTATTCCTTATGTAAGAGGAGATGCAAGATCTTATAGTGAAGATAAGATTCTAGAGCAAGTTACAACACTTGCTGCTAATGGTTTTGGAGAGTTTATTTTAACTGGAACAAATGTTGGATCTTATGGTAAAAAACAACACACTTCAATGGCAAAACTTCTTAAAAAAATGTCTTTAATAAAAGGTGTTAGAAGAATTAGAATGGGAAGTATTGAACCTATTCAAATTGATGATGAATTTAAAGAAATTATAAATGAGCCATTTATGGCAAAACATCTTCATATTGCTCTTCAACATACTTCAAAAGAGATGTTAAAAATTATGAATAGAAGAAATAAAGTATTATCAGATTTAGAACTTTTTGAGTTCCTAAAAGAAAATGGTTATGCATTAGGAACTGATTTTATTGTTGGACATCCAGGTGAAACAGATGCATTATGGAAAGAAGCTATGGAAAATCTACATAAATTTCCTTTAACTCATATTCATGCCTTTACTTATTCAAAAAGAGATGGAACACCAAGTGCAACTATGAAGCCTGAAGTAAAAGGCGATATTGCAAAAATAAGATACAATGAATTAACAAAAATAATTGAGCAAAAGAACTATGATTTTAGAAAAGCAAATACTAAAACATTAGAAATTTTAATAGAGCAAGAAAAAAATGGAAAATATATAGGGTTTGATCAATTTTTTAATCAAATAGAAATTGATTCACCTGTAGATTTAATTGGGGATTGGGTTTTTATAGATGACTATGAAGTAAAGGCTGATAAAAATGTCGCAAGATTCAAATAA
- a CDS encoding mechanosensitive ion channel family protein, producing MIKKILILVLFTCFVFAEEEAPLSTTSSVVVDKKDKAEVKQIEQKIIKEKYDEAQKELELKRKQELQDLKTKELDMQNISQINVLLEKISKIDFELKDNILLKRYSNYVSYSKISTELASLKDSLKRKNNTIEEQVYQLHNKIRVKENELELINEYKGSPIGGLINPPEIGIYENITNPFGIINALSHIKKLENNKKQFNTLEKEIDVLTLRLDEELVLYLELFNLDQKAEYKEKITFLDKQKKDFSMVLEIVTTTEEVYTRKIEQVILEIKNQISQQIQKMLVIFIIIVILSVIAFLVKLALKKYFSQNENYYMTNKIINFTLFFLIIMVLLFSYIDNVSYLVTILGFASAGIAIALKDWFMSIFGWMVIVTSGSIQVGDRIKVNRNGVEAVGDVLDISLFKITIREDITLTSYTTNRRTGRIFFIPNNYIFSEMIANYTHSGLRTVWDGIDIAITFDSNHKKAQRLARDILKHYSKGYTDITRKQLSKMRNKYQLRATGVEPRVFTFVEPHGIVISSWYLTNSYAALVLRSTISPEILDAFMKEDDIHIAYPTQQININRTDNPYGVASKRREQPKDLEDEIIRR from the coding sequence TTGATTAAGAAAATATTAATTTTAGTATTATTTACTTGCTTTGTTTTTGCAGAAGAAGAAGCACCTCTTAGTACAACATCTTCAGTTGTTGTTGATAAAAAAGACAAAGCTGAAGTCAAACAAATCGAACAAAAGATTATAAAAGAAAAATATGATGAAGCTCAAAAAGAGCTTGAATTAAAAAGAAAGCAAGAATTACAAGACCTTAAAACAAAAGAATTAGATATGCAAAATATTTCACAAATCAATGTTTTGCTTGAAAAAATATCAAAAATAGATTTTGAATTAAAAGATAATATTTTATTAAAAAGATATTCAAATTATGTTTCATACAGTAAAATTTCTACTGAATTAGCTTCATTAAAAGATTCTTTAAAAAGAAAGAATAATACTATTGAAGAACAAGTTTATCAATTACATAATAAAATTAGAGTAAAAGAAAACGAGCTTGAATTAATAAATGAATATAAAGGTTCACCAATCGGAGGCCTTATAAATCCTCCTGAAATTGGTATATATGAAAATATAACAAATCCTTTTGGAATTATTAACGCTTTATCACATATTAAAAAATTAGAAAACAATAAGAAGCAATTTAATACTTTGGAAAAAGAGATTGATGTTCTTACTCTTAGGCTAGATGAAGAATTAGTTCTATATTTAGAATTATTTAATCTTGATCAAAAAGCAGAATATAAAGAAAAAATCACTTTCTTAGATAAGCAGAAAAAAGATTTTTCAATGGTTCTTGAGATTGTAACAACAACAGAAGAAGTATATACAAGAAAAATTGAACAAGTTATTTTAGAGATAAAAAATCAAATATCTCAACAAATTCAAAAAATGTTGGTTATTTTTATAATAATAGTAATTTTATCTGTTATTGCATTTTTAGTAAAACTTGCATTAAAAAAATATTTTTCTCAAAATGAAAATTATTATATGACAAACAAAATAATCAATTTTACTTTGTTCTTTTTGATTATTATGGTTTTACTTTTCTCATATATTGACAATGTTTCATATTTAGTTACTATTCTTGGATTTGCATCTGCTGGTATTGCTATTGCTCTAAAAGATTGGTTTATGTCAATTTTTGGATGGATGGTTATAGTAACTTCTGGATCTATTCAAGTGGGAGATAGAATAAAAGTAAATAGAAATGGTGTTGAAGCTGTTGGAGATGTTCTTGATATTTCATTATTTAAAATTACAATTAGAGAAGATATTACACTTACTTCATATACAACAAATAGAAGAACAGGAAGAATTTTCTTTATTCCAAATAACTATATCTTCTCTGAAATGATAGCAAACTATACACACTCAGGTCTTAGAACTGTTTGGGATGGAATTGATATTGCTATTACATTTGATTCAAATCACAAAAAAGCTCAAAGATTAGCTAGAGATATTTTAAAGCATTATTCAAAAGGTTATACAGATATAACAAGAAAACAGTTATCTAAAATGAGAAATAAATATCAATTAAGAGCAACAGGAGTTGAGCCTAGAGTTTTTACTTTTGTTGAACCTCACGGTATTGTTATCTCATCTTGGTATTTAACAAACTCATACGCAGCGCTTGTTTTAAGAAGTACAATAAGTCCAGAGATTTTAGATGCATTTATGAAAGAAGATGATATTCATATTGCATACCCAACTCAACAAATTAATATTAATAGAACAGATAATCCTTATGGTGTAGCTTCAAAAAGAAGAGAGCAACCAAAAGATTTAGAAGATGAAATAATTAGAAGATAA
- the aroB gene encoding 3-dehydroquinate synthase, with translation MTVKITLPHDNSYEIFIDELNEIYFDRKVVIVTNPTVSGFHLDYLKSKLNAKELSVCIIPDGEEYKHMQTIEDILAHCFTQRLDRKSLLVAFGGGVIGDMTGFAASIYQRGIDFVQIPTTLLSQVDASVGGKTGINNKFGKNLIGAFHQPIAVYIDPSMLKTLPKREFGAGVAEIVKMAVTFNKDFFEWLEQNDLNDEKNIRIAIAKSVQTKADVVSQDEKELGIRAALNYGHTFGHVIENETNYNTYLHGEAVGIGMCMANALAVKIGLMSKDEELRVKNLLEKYDIPTTYKIKDVEDFYEHFFLDKKSLDNKIKFILPIGLGDCKITNEITKNDVIQILKGF, from the coding sequence ATGACTGTTAAAATTACTTTACCCCACGATAATTCTTATGAAATTTTTATAGATGAATTAAATGAAATTTACTTTGATAGAAAAGTTGTAATTGTTACAAATCCAACTGTTAGTGGATTTCATTTAGATTATTTAAAATCAAAATTAAATGCCAAAGAGCTTAGTGTTTGTATAATCCCTGATGGAGAAGAATATAAACATATGCAAACAATCGAAGATATTTTAGCTCACTGTTTTACACAAAGACTTGATAGAAAATCATTACTTGTGGCTTTCGGTGGTGGTGTTATTGGTGATATGACTGGTTTTGCAGCTTCAATTTATCAAAGAGGAATTGATTTTGTTCAAATTCCAACAACGCTACTTTCCCAAGTTGATGCAAGTGTTGGTGGAAAAACAGGTATAAATAATAAGTTTGGTAAAAACCTAATTGGTGCTTTTCATCAGCCAATAGCTGTTTATATTGACCCTTCTATGCTTAAAACTCTTCCAAAAAGAGAGTTTGGTGCAGGTGTTGCAGAAATTGTAAAAATGGCAGTTACTTTTAATAAAGATTTTTTTGAATGGTTAGAGCAAAATGATTTAAATGATGAAAAAAATATTAGAATAGCAATTGCAAAATCTGTTCAAACAAAAGCAGATGTTGTTTCTCAAGATGAAAAAGAGTTAGGAATACGAGCAGCTCTAAACTATGGCCATACTTTTGGACATGTAATTGAAAATGAAACAAACTATAATACATATTTACATGGTGAAGCTGTTGGAATTGGTATGTGCATGGCAAACGCACTAGCAGTGAAAATTGGACTTATGAGTAAAGATGAAGAACTAAGAGTAAAAAATTTATTAGAAAAATATGATATCCCAACAACTTATAAAATCAAAGATGTTGAAGATTTTTATGAGCATTTTTTCTTAGATAAAAAGTCACTGGATAATAAAATAAAATTTATTCTTCCAATAGGATTAGGAGATTGTAAAATCACTAATGAAATTACAAAAAATGATGTTATACAAATATTAAAAGGTTTTTAA
- a CDS encoding DEAD/DEAH box helicase, with the protein MNLDEKIISALKDLDYEEATEIQKKAIPIALKRRDILAAAQSGTGKTAAFLLPILAELLETKQTKTILRTLILVPTRELASQISKAVEDFSKYMDISSLAMVGGVSTKDQEKKIAKGIDILVATSGRLMEHLKNGTVDLSSVTTVVIDEVDTMLDMGFLEDIEKILPNVGPKRQIMMFSATMNQNVKKLAKEFLKDPVVIEVAQQRSAVKIIDQQIVLVDEANKAAALSYIIGSNNYSQVLVFVNMKIEADTLVEHLELDGLTAGCIHGDVRQTARAKVMRKFKSGDIRVLVATDIAARGIDIQLLPIVVNYALPETTADYTHRIGRTGRAGNPGIALTLLSVKDYKMMIEIEKDLIINIPRREIEGFEATEKKPRLFKARPKQLSVKMAEAKKAAKKSGFAKNTIAKDVKKKKTTKRDANRSFAKK; encoded by the coding sequence ATGAACTTAGATGAAAAAATCATAAGTGCACTAAAAGATTTAGACTATGAAGAAGCTACGGAAATACAAAAAAAAGCTATTCCAATTGCTTTAAAAAGAAGAGATATATTAGCAGCTGCTCAAAGTGGTACAGGTAAAACTGCTGCATTTTTATTACCTATATTAGCAGAATTATTAGAAACAAAACAAACAAAAACTATTCTTAGAACTTTAATTTTAGTTCCTACAAGAGAATTAGCAAGTCAAATATCAAAAGCAGTTGAAGATTTTTCAAAATATATGGATATATCATCTCTTGCAATGGTTGGTGGAGTTTCAACAAAAGATCAAGAGAAAAAAATAGCAAAAGGTATCGATATTTTAGTGGCAACATCAGGAAGACTAATGGAACACTTAAAAAATGGAACAGTTGATCTATCAAGTGTTACGACTGTAGTAATTGACGAAGTTGATACAATGCTTGATATGGGATTTTTAGAAGATATTGAAAAAATTCTTCCAAATGTAGGTCCGAAACGACAAATCATGATGTTCTCTGCAACTATGAATCAAAATGTAAAAAAACTTGCAAAAGAATTTTTAAAAGATCCAGTTGTAATCGAAGTTGCTCAACAAAGATCAGCTGTAAAAATCATCGATCAACAAATTGTTTTGGTAGATGAAGCTAATAAAGCAGCAGCACTATCATATATCATTGGTTCAAACAATTATTCACAAGTTTTAGTATTTGTAAATATGAAAATAGAAGCTGATACATTAGTTGAACATTTAGAATTAGATGGATTAACAGCTGGTTGTATTCATGGTGATGTTAGACAAACAGCACGTGCAAAAGTTATGAGAAAATTCAAATCAGGTGATATTAGAGTTTTAGTAGCAACTGATATTGCAGCTCGTGGAATTGATATTCAACTTCTGCCTATTGTTGTAAACTATGCTTTACCGGAAACAACAGCTGATTATACACATAGAATTGGAAGAACAGGACGAGCTGGAAATCCAGGTATTGCCCTTACTCTTTTAAGCGTTAAAGATTATAAAATGATGATAGAAATTGAAAAAGATTTAATTATCAATATTCCAAGACGTGAAATTGAAGGTTTTGAAGCAACTGAAAAAAAACCAAGACTTTTCAAAGCTAGACCAAAACAATTAAGTGTAAAAATGGCAGAAGCTAAAAAAGCTGCTAAAAAATCAGGTTTTGCTAAAAATACTATAGCTAAAGATGTTAAAAAGAAAAAAACTACAAAAAGAGATGCAAATAGAAGTTTTGCTAAAAAGTAA
- the hemH gene encoding ferrochelatase — MKRAVVLMNMGGPNNIGEVKVFLRNMFNDKYIIGAPQPIRAMIGQIIITKRLKESQENYHKLGGMSPIVGHTKRLVRRLNKELDADVFYEMRYTPPFASDVMPKLVNYDEIYAIPMYPHYSSTTTKSSIEDFVKIAKKYNLDKKIKTIDSYYDNKLYNKAIVERIKEALKGEDSQEFELIFSAHGLTQRIIDKGDLYQKHILANVEFAKKELEEQNISFKKIHVAYQSRLGPMEWLRPYMEDKLKEIKSKVIIYPISFTVDNSETEYELDMEYLEVAEELGIKDYRVAKTPNHHRFFMDAIKEIYEGMK, encoded by the coding sequence TTGAAAAGAGCAGTAGTTTTAATGAACATGGGTGGACCAAACAATATAGGTGAAGTAAAAGTTTTTTTAAGAAATATGTTCAATGATAAATATATAATCGGAGCTCCACAGCCAATAAGAGCAATGATAGGACAAATAATAATCACAAAAAGATTAAAAGAATCACAAGAAAACTATCATAAATTAGGTGGAATGTCACCTATTGTTGGACATACAAAAAGACTTGTAAGAAGATTAAATAAAGAACTTGATGCAGACGTATTTTATGAAATGAGATACACGCCTCCATTTGCAAGTGATGTTATGCCAAAACTTGTAAATTATGATGAAATTTATGCAATTCCTATGTATCCACATTATTCAAGTACAACAACAAAATCATCAATTGAAGATTTTGTAAAAATTGCTAAAAAATATAATTTAGATAAAAAAATAAAAACAATAGATTCTTACTATGATAATAAACTTTACAATAAAGCAATAGTTGAGCGAATAAAAGAGGCTTTAAAAGGTGAAGATTCACAAGAATTTGAACTAATATTCTCAGCTCATGGATTAACACAAAGAATTATAGATAAGGGTGATTTGTATCAAAAACATATTTTAGCAAATGTTGAATTTGCAAAGAAAGAGTTAGAAGAGCAAAATATATCTTTTAAAAAAATACACGTAGCTTATCAATCAAGATTAGGCCCAATGGAATGGTTAAGACCTTATATGGAAGATAAATTAAAAGAGATTAAATCAAAAGTAATTATATATCCAATATCTTTTACTGTTGATAATTCAGAGACAGAATATGAGCTTGATATGGAGTATTTAGAAGTTGCAGAAGAATTGGGAATAAAAGATTATAGAGTTGCAAAAACTCCAAATCATCATAGGTTTTTTATGGATGCTATAAAAGAAATTTATGAGGGAATGAAATAA
- a CDS encoding SRPBCC family protein, whose product MQTFIKSSYINCDTKSLFDFHLDTNNLTYITPPDTKVELLTKDFKPVKSQILKIKSTKYFIPMNWEVKIEKIDSPNLLVDFALKSPFAFWEHKHIFIKHGNMSELKDVITFKMPLGILGKLLEGFVLKDLQKMFDFRHKITKEILERK is encoded by the coding sequence ATGCAAACATTTATTAAAAGTTCATATATTAATTGTGATACGAAATCTCTTTTTGATTTTCACTTAGATACAAATAATCTAACATATATTACGCCTCCTGATACTAAAGTGGAATTATTAACAAAAGATTTTAAACCTGTTAAATCACAAATATTGAAAATAAAAAGTACTAAATATTTTATACCAATGAATTGGGAAGTTAAAATAGAGAAAATTGATAGTCCAAACTTATTAGTTGATTTTGCATTAAAATCACCTTTTGCTTTTTGGGAACATAAACATATATTTATAAAACATGGAAATATGAGTGAATTAAAAGATGTAATAACTTTTAAAATGCCTTTGGGGATACTAGGAAAACTACTTGAAGGTTTTGTTTTAAAAGATTTACAAAAGATGTTTGATTTCAGACATAAAATTACAAAAGAAATTTTAGAAAGAAAGTAG
- a CDS encoding LytR/AlgR family response regulator transcription factor: MIVDDEKLALSRLKRLLNENGVEDITAFDNPIEALKEITKTRFDVVFLDISMPNITGLELADSIIQIEPKTFIVFQTAYEEFALEAFKNGGMGYLVKPIESIDIKNILDKIKSFKVSSNDSKKILGKRGDKLYLIDIDDIYYIKADLDEVIIKIKEADAYVRRKIGDLETLLSDRNFFRIHRSYIVNVDKIKSMRSVEQSKLQISFDGITEVITSSKDGAKEFREYIERRSL; encoded by the coding sequence ATGATTGTTGATGATGAGAAGTTAGCTTTAAGCAGATTAAAAAGATTATTAAATGAAAATGGAGTTGAAGATATAACCGCTTTTGATAATCCAATAGAAGCATTAAAAGAGATAACAAAAACAAGATTTGATGTTGTTTTTTTAGATATTTCAATGCCAAATATAACAGGTTTAGAACTTGCTGATTCTATTATTCAAATAGAGCCAAAAACTTTTATTGTATTTCAAACAGCTTATGAAGAATTTGCTTTAGAGGCTTTTAAAAATGGTGGAATGGGATATTTAGTAAAACCTATTGAGTCAATTGATATAAAAAATATTTTAGATAAAATCAAATCTTTTAAAGTATCTTCAAATGATTCTAAAAAGATTTTAGGGAAAAGAGGGGATAAATTATATCTTATTGATATAGATGATATTTATTATATTAAAGCTGATTTAGACGAAGTAATTATAAAAATAAAAGAAGCAGATGCTTACGTAAGAAGAAAAATAGGGGATTTAGAAACATTATTATCAGATAGAAATTTCTTTAGAATCCACAGATCTTATATTGTAAATGTAGATAAAATAAAATCAATGAGAAGTGTAGAGCAATCAAAACTTCAAATCTCTTTTGATGGAATTACAGAAGTAATAACAAGTTCTAAAGATGGAGCAAAAGAGTTCCGTGAGTATATTGAACGAAGAAGTTTATAA